GCCCTCTGCCTTCTCACAGGAGTATCCTGAAACATTTTGGTACACTTGCACCAGGAGTGTATTCAATCTGTTACTAAGTCCCATGTAGCTAGTATGTTGCTGAATTATAGTTAAAACACCCCtagaaaagttattttagttttaagaaaattaattcagagcTTGTCTCACAAATCTAATTCTCAAATGTTGTTACTGAAATGGAAGGctgaacagaaaagcagcaactGAAATGTGTTTGATTTCAAAAATTACTCTTCCCATGAGTGTACCTGTGTCTGTACTGGTTGGACACCCCAGGACTCTTCACCCCTATTTTCTGTTGCCATTTTGTCTCCTTTGCCAAGAGGCAAAAGGCTTGGTCTTTCTGCCACCCCTTCCTGTCACTGAGGGGCAGCAGTGAACAAGGGCTAGTAAGACAGTCCCATCTCAAGGGGCTGCCAGGGTTAATCCATGGGTGGTTCTGATGTGCTCCAAGTGCCACGCAGAACTTTGAGTGTGCAAGTGTTCTAGCTCAACCCTTTGCAGCTCCCCCTCCTTGCTTCCCCATTTATTAGCAAGGAAGCCCTTCAGTTGGATGGGGAGCAAAGCCAGCCCAGGGCTCGGGAGGAACAATGACCAAAGAACTTGCAGCTTGTAAACCAAAACCTCCCTTGAGGCTGCTACTAAAAGGAGATCAGAGAGAATTTCTATGCCAATAGGCATCTGGATTTCTCCCACACACACTCTTGTAGCTAGTAAATTCCTGGCCTATCTATCAGCATGGTGGTGTAGTcataatgcatttatttgctccctccctgggcaggtgGCAGGGAAGCCTGGGCATGGAGAGGTGCACAGGACACAGCAGTACTGTAGTGTGCAGGACTGATCAGCGCTTTCATCATCACACCAATCACACAGGTCAGGGAACCCCAGAGAGATGAAAAGCATAAAGCTCTGGGGAGTGCCTCTGTCAGGGCATGTGTGCCCTGTTCAGGTTGGCAGTCTGCCTCCTCTGTGCCACCCTTGCTAACCTGTATCTAGTTGGTGATGGTTCAGGAAGGGCTGTTTATGGTTTATTAAGACATTTGAGTTTACATGGTTTGGCAGCCTCACACAAGCTATATGGAAGCAGCCACTATTGTGAAGAGCTTGATGGAAGAGCTGGACTCTGATCTGACCATGGAGAGCCCTGGCTGCAAGTGATTAACCAGCTAAGTGTCATTTTACACTCAGTTGCTGGGGACCAGGAATTGATTGGGAGGAACCTCGGTGGTCTCTAGAACATGACTTTTAAGTAGCTGTGTTTTGACAAGTCAGAGACAGCCTCTGAATCTCATGTGGCATTCAGTACCAGAGCTTTTTACCTCTGGGGGTATCTATGGCTGCAAAAACCCATTTAACCCACTGATTTCTTGCCTGGGCAGCATCTGCAATCTTTTTTATGAGCATCAAATCAGTACATAAGAAGGGTGTGTTATTTACCTGGATGTACAGGTCTGTACTGGCAGACCATATGTATCTTCAAATGGACATATGACATTTGTCAGTGGTGGCAACTGCATTGCCGTGAATATTTAAACAGTATTGTTGAAAGTGTTTCATGTTTGAGGGGAGCTTTACATGAATCTATCAAAACCAGATGCCAGCGGTGATGTATATGTCTGAAGGACTAGGTTGGAACAGGGCACATTTACACCAGGTATACTTTAAGGGGAATAAGTAATTTCCATTTTGGGATTTTCTTGCTGACCTAAATTCTGTCtgttcttttaaagaaacattttggaAAGGGTAAAAATTTTAGACTGAGTATGCCCCAGCAGTAGCAGTTTAAAACCAGCAAATCATCTAACCCTCCAACAAAAAACTTGCTTGTGAAAAAATTTGcatctccccccaccccccccaaatatttattttttacaaagttTTTGAGATTACTATTTTTTAAGTCTTGGCAGGTGAGACCGAGTTTAGGTCATCATGCAGAACAGGTGCAGAACACCCCAAAGCACCTCACAAACTACAACAGACAAGAGGTCCTCAGGGTATATCACATCACAGATGAATAGGCCCAGTATTCAGGTACCCACAGATGCTCCTGCCCCGACCCCGAAACCATCTCTTAGAAACTGCAGGAAGGTAAAAGAGCTGAATGGAGACATCAGTCCCTCTGAAAATGGACTCAGCACCCTCTTTCCTTGTATTTGCCCACCCTTGGTAGGCTGACTGGGAGCCTTGCAGTTGGCATTTGGAACCCAAGAGCCAGTATCTGTCAACTGAACTTAGAGGTTTTGGTAGACACAGTTTCAGTTGCAGGactcctggagcacagctctgaggaaCAAAAGTCTTAAGTGTATCTCTGAGCGCTTCTTCTCTTAGCAGCTTCCCTGCTTGgtgcattttccttctttaaggAAACCTTCAAAGTTTCTTCCTACAGGGAAAACCTTTAATACTTCAGGCTAATGGGGAGGGCTGAGGTCTTAAGATAGctaaagcaagaaaagaaaacatctccCCTTTTCCATTCTCCCTTTCACCTGCTTTCTCATTCTCTTGCTTTCTCATCTCAACCACCCAGTATCAAGATACACAGCAGTTCTTCCACATTATCCTTTTCTTCCACACCAACTGTCCAGCCATTTTGGAGAGTGTGGCCTTTGTGTCACCAAAGCATTTCCTAGAAGGAACATTACACTGCCAAGACGACCAAGGAGTGTTCCAGAAGAAATCCCCAAGGGCTCCAGACTCTCAAGGTTTGGCACTTGGCCCTCAGTATGAGTAGTCTCTGACCCCCAATTCTCTTTGTGTTagcctgggagcaggaaagTGGGTGCTGACAGTTTTTTCCTTGGCTTTGGGTGGGCCAGGGGGCCTTTCAGCTGCACTTGCAGGATTTCACCACCATGTTGGAGAGCTGCTCCACTTTGGGGGTCCTCCCGACATAGTACAAGATAGTGAGTGGCTCCAGGTCCTGGGGAACACAGCAGGGTGAAGCAGATGCCTCAGGGTTCAGCGTGTTATATAaacccagcacctgcaggaacAAAGTAAATGTCGTGACAAGGTCAGGAATACACTTAAGTGGCTTGAGGACAGGAAGGGGCTGCCAAGTCAACAAGTCTCTAGGTGTTTGCACTATGCTCATCAGAAGGTATTTCCCTGAGATGAGTAATACTCCCCTGTCGCTTCCTGATCATGGCCTGCTTCTAAAGGTTCTCACCTGCCCTGGCCTGACTCTTAAgtgtattttggggtttttttctaattgtaaTGCCCTTGCTCTCTGTGACTGATGCCTAAGGGTTGAAGGAGTGCAAGCAGTTGTCTCCTTTCATCTCTAATTTGGTACAGCAGTGTGTcacaatttttgcttttaacaagGTTGGGTGTAACCAGCCTGGGGCCATGCTGTCTTGGATTTTATTAAAGAATCCAGAAGAAAGAATATCCATGCTGCTCATTTCAACCAACATCTCCAGATAGCACTGGATGGATGCCAGTCCTCTCAAGTATCCACAATTCCCTCCCAGCTTTGAACTGTCTGATGCCTTCTCCCTCCACTCTATCCTCCAAGTCATTACACTATAATACTGGAGCCAGAACAGTGTCCTGTGGGACCTCACGGGATTCTTCCTCCCAGCTGGCCTCAGCCCACAGATGACTATACACTACAGCCATGTAACCACTACAGAACAGTTGCCACATTTCTTGCCAGGGTGACCACTTCTCAGCAGTAAGCATGATCTCACCTGCTCTAGTGTGGTCTCTTCAGTGCTTATCTGATATAAATGACAGGGTCTGGCACATCGTATTTTATGAGATGACAGATGCCAAGGATACATCCTGTTCTATCATCCAAATCCATGTAATCACTATTGTTGTGGTAGAAACTCTGGGATCCTAAGCAAAGTACCCCTGGCTGTACCACAGGGTATCATGCTCTGGGGCCACTACTCAACAGCAAGTTAAACAGACTGGTgagaagttttcttttcatcatGTCTTTCCTAAGTGGCTGGCAAGCTGTCAGCAGCTATATTGTTCTAAAGTTTTCTTTGATCACTTCACTGACCTTAACGCTTGCTCATTTCCTTTCTTGCTTAAGATCATTACGAGTCATTCTAAAGTCTCCTTTCTCTCACACTGATTCAGTCCAGTTACCTTCTGGAGAGCTTCTCAGGACAACCAGATGGTAAAGCTACATGCCCATTACTCTTTCAAAGCTGTTCATTCCCTTGCTTTGTCTTGTGCTTACTGCCCAGCATCTGTTCACTTCTTCATTCCCACAGATCAGCTGTTCCCACTGATATTAGTCCTTGAGCTTCAGTGAACCTTACTGCTATGCAGACTGTCAAGAAGTTAAGAAAATGTTAGCATCTCTTCTGAAATACCATCTTTATCTAGTTATTTGTTCTTCAGCTGAATCTACTTTTCCCAGTAGCTTTTTTTAGTGAAATCTGAAGTCAATTTCCTAGTGAGATGTTGCATTATCTGGATTGCTGCCTTTTGTCTTTTGTGGACAGAAGCACAGGATTTTCCCCTGCTTCAGCAGTGGACTGTCTGATCCTTAATGTTTTCCTCTTGATACTTTTCCCATGCCTGTGCTATTctattacctttttttatttccgCTCTAGCCAGGCTTAGACTGTATTCTTTCCAAAGACTGACCAGAGGTTATGTCTATAAGTTACCTAAGGACGTTTGCTTTCTGCCAAGTTTTCACTCAAATATCTTATTGCCTAGTAGCTTCCTCCCTGCTGTAGGTCAGGTAGGATTTATGCATATTTATCCTGGAAAGGATACCTGTGAGAAAGGAGATCTTACTGAATGGCTGTGTTCTTCTGGAAATGGACATGGATTTCCCTGCACTTTTGAGTTATAGCTGCCCTTTCAGGAGCAGATGGCAGGCACATGCTATTGCACAACAGTTTTTCATGACAACCTGGCACAGAGTGTAGAAAAATCCTCTGTCCAGTGCAAACTGCAGGAGAAattcaggaagaagaaaattaccaGAACTGATGTTTGATGTGAACAATTCAGTTAATACTATGGCCATGGCCAAGCAAGTACCCTAAAACCATCAGTCCTGCTGTTTCACATCTTATCCAAGAGACAACAGCATCTTTCTCCTCAAGATTTGCCCAAAAGCAGATTCAGTACTGACTCCAAAGCAAGCATATTTTCCCTGCTGAGCCACCCAggcttttttctgcagtttccttGGAATGTTTTTCACAAATATTGATCTGAACTGCTTATGCTGCTTTGAAAAGACTGGATATTGATCAGACTTAGGAGAAAGGGGCAATCACAGACAAAAGCCGGATCACAGACACAGGCAGGATAATATACTGGATGTACCGTGCTGTGAGTGGTGTCTGCGCTGCGAAGGTACGGACAAGGGCCTGAACAAAAGTTAGCAAAGTAGCCCTTGGGCTCATGGACCCATTTCCAGCCAAGGTCCTGTCGGAAGTCAATGTACAGAGGACGCACGCAGCAGTTCTCCTCCAGGTTCCTGAAACACAGTAGTGAAACACAGTGAATCAAAACGGGGGGCCTTGCATGCAGTTGCAAGATGCAGCTTCCTGAGCAGGACTCGtaccagcagtgctggtgggacATGGTGGCTGCGTGTGCCAAGTGCCAGGAGTGGCGCAgccaggcagcagtggcagctcagcagccaggcactgctcgtgctgctggcaggagccttTCCCACCACCCCTGCGAGGCAGCACCcggctgctccagcagctggcacggggctgctgccctgcccagcctgtgtTCCGGGAAGGTGCTCGTGCGTCTCTTTGAACCACTGGCTCTGCCAGAAGCACGCAGCACCTCAGCTGATCTAGCCAGTGGCCCTTCTGGCACCATGGTGACCCACAACCCCCTTGGAGGGCTTTGCCTTAACCGGTGGCATGGAGTCTCGCCAGGCCTGCCCACCTCAGGCATAGATCCAAGCAGGTTTCTCACTTACCGGAAACAGTAGTTGGTATCCAGGGCCCGTTTCTTTCTTTGGCTTCCCAAAACAGGGCTCTCCAGTCGATGTGGCGGTAACATCATCAAGATGAGGTGGGGATTATGCAagtctttctgctttttcaggcGTCCCAAGTCCCCACGGCCATAGTCATCCTCACTGTCAATGCCTTCAGAAAAACAGGATccacagagaagaaatcagCATGGAAGTGGAGGATGCAACAAGACATTTCAATAAGTTTAACACTCTCATGCTTACTCTTGAACCAGGTTCAGACACCATATCTACTTCTTCCCTCACAGAGACCCCCTTATTTCTGGTGAATTTGCCAGTTGCAGGCCTGAAATAGAGGCTTATTGGCCACCTGTTTTACCATTTGCAAACTGCTGGTGGGGCCATTAATCCATCCCACTCACTCCTGGCATCAGTCCCAGGATAGGCAGGAAGATGAATGGCTTAAAGAAGATGTCAGATAATTGGCACTCTGCAGAACAGCCTCAGAAATGGAGCCTGTGGGGGCCAGTGGCTGCTGCCCAAGGCTGCAAGCCAGGAGGTTTCTAGTTCTTAGGCCAGCCAAGCCACTGACTCTCTGAGCCACCTCACACAGGATGCCTAACTTCCTTGTGTTTCAGTCAACCTAACTGGAAAGTAGAGGCTCTGTGGAAATCTGAGAAGGCATGAAGCTGAACTTCCCAGAGAGAcgctgaaatataaaaatactccTTTCTGCAGGCACTCATACAAACCCACCCAGCCTGTCCTTACTTCTTTTTGTAACCTATGTGTATAGTGGATATACCCATATAATGAATACACAAACCCAGATGTGTATGTTTTAAGGGACAAATGTTACACAATGTGACGTGCTTGAATACACAAAGCAAGACCTCATTATATGGCTTGAGGCTCTCCCTTCCCCAACAGCCTCCCCTAACCCAGCTCTTTATCACCTTTGAACTTGATCTCCAGGACTTCATGCAGATTCTCCAAGATGTCCCCATTGGGCTGAAAAGTATGGCAAGGACAGTGTATGCTAATTTCCAGACCAAGGTTGGACTCTGCAAAGAAGATGACTCTGTGAGAAACAGCCTTTctcagctgggacagctcctggcaTAAGGAAGTTTTAAGGAAGTTTTACACATGCTGTGCTAACTCCTAGACAATGGGTTGGTTTCAAAGTCAGGGATGTTAACAGAGTTGAGGAACAGATGCTCCTTGGGGagaataggaagaaaaatccaCTAGCTTCACCTTTGCCAAAAGCCTTGCTCTAGCTAAAGGGAACTTTCTGGAGAGGTAAGAAGGGTGCTTCTTGTTACTTTTTTtagactgtttttttaaatcgGTCTTGCCATCCTCAGTACCTATCATTTGCCTTCTGCTTAGTGTCTGaagaagaaatctgaaaataagcAAGTTGGATATGGACAAGTAATTTTACTGGAAGcatttttctcagcagctgcaaCCTTCTGTTTTGTTGAACTGCTAGCAGTCTAAGTCACACAGACTTTCCAGAGGCAAATCTACTTTCATAATAACTTCCTGGACCAGTCATGCTGTGTGGGCCTGACTACAGGAACATAAGACTCTTATGAAAGCTCCTTTTTTATGCTGTGCCATGAATTAAAACATCTGGCTTCCTGGGGCATTGACAAGGTGCCTAGCACCATTTTTCCTCGGCACTATATATACTCTGTGATGTCTTGTCAGCTAGTGTGCTGCAGTTCCAGCTCTGAACTTCAGCCATCAGGATACAATGTAGATTGCTTGAAATAGGAGGAGCCTGCAGGCTCACAGCTTACCcttccagggagcagctgcttgcCAGTACCTGCATTCCAATCTTCAGTGGCACCTAGCTTCTATCTGTGAGGCCAATCCAGCCATGAGTCACGATGCCTTATGCTCCAGCTGTGAATGGGGTCAGTGTTCTTGCTGGGAACTGCCCCATAACTATCTGTTGGGCTGTCCAGCAGTAGCAGAGGTATGTTCTCTGCAGTGTTAAAGCCTCCATCTGTCTAGGTGTGTCAGCCTCTGGTATTTCCTCACCTTTATACCTGACAAGCTGTACACAGCTAAATAAACTAGGatccttgctgctttttcccatACTACATTTGCTTTAATTCGCATGAAAATTGAAGCAAAGCATTTGTCATTTTCTATGATCACTTAGAGGGGTCCCCTCTGAGCTTAGttgtaaagaatttcttccaggGAGCGAATCCTTGTTCTGACTCAGCCCACAGAGCTACATGGTGGGGCCTCCAGGATAGAGCCAGGAATCTAGCAAATGTCACACATTGAGGAAGCTTTCTGGAGGAAGGCTTGTCCTCACACTGAAAGAACCTGTCCTCTCTGTGAACAAGGGCAGCAGAAAGATACTTCTGTGAACATTGATCTCCATTTCTATGGATGCCTTGACACCCAGCCCAGATAAGACCCCTACCTCTGTGCAGAAGCCACTCACGCACGGTCTCAGTGACATCGAAGGACAGCCACTCAGGAGAGCCTCGTGTCTGCACGTTCCTGCCACTGAGGTACCGCTGCTTCGCTATGTGCTCATCTGGCCGGAGGATCTGTGTCAGAAGGAGTGGTAGAAAAAATCAGCCAGTGCCATGCAGAAGGAAGGAATAGCCTTCAGTCTTTTTTCTCTCACAACTTGCTAAAATCTAATATAGAAGGTTAAGTCTTGGCAAGTGAGACACCAGGAATACCCTGGGTCAGGTGAGAAGGACATGCTTCACAACCAGCTTGAACTCCAGAGATCTACACCATGCTTATTTCTCTGTCCTAAGCAGCCCACCTCTCTCAGTTCAGAGTTGTTTTGGGGGCACACATATAGAGGCAGAAGCACACAGCAGTTCATTTAATGAATAGATTTGTTTTTGTATACACCTGTGGAACATGGATCTGGACTTAAGAGTAGAACCACCAGTGGTACATACAGCATCTTGCCACAAGTGACCTCCCCAGGAAGCCAATTTTTTGAGTTCTCACTGTGTCCTACGCTCTTCAACTTTTGTCAAAACACACCAGGGCTGTTCAGGTTTGGAgacctctgcctctgctctgacATCTCGTCCCACTTCCAGACAGACAACCACAGCATATTCAAGGTGTTCCTTCCTGCAGATGCCAGGCTGACTCCACAGACCACTGAACCTATGGAGAAGCTCTGAGATCATCTCCTTGTCACTTGTGTCATCTGGTGGAGAATTGCTCTGACCTTTGATGCTGGATTCCACAAAGTCCTCAAGAACTACCATCCAAAGACAATTTTAGCTGCACTCTTACGGAAAAGTGGACAGACATGAGCCTGTGGGAGTGTGCTGCTAAGCTGAGATGCTAAGCTGTATCATGAGGTGGTCCAGTTCAGCCTATTGCCACTTCCAAGCATGAACCAGATCTTATTCTGTCAGTCCCTAAATTCAAAGAAAACTCCAGATAAGTATCTGGATTGTGCttctggggagctgctgctgaaaggaaCATTGAAAGCAAGCACTGTTTTTCTAGTAAATCAATGACAAGACAGAGAGCTCCATCCATTGGATTAGTACCAATTGTACTGCAACAGTCAAAGGCATCAAACTGCCAAGGGTCCTACACATGATATGACATgggccagagctgctccactgATGAGGGGCTCCCCTTCCAAGTGGGAGAATGCAGCACCACATtgtaaaaggaaaggaaggtgACTGTATCACTGCGTATGGTGGAAGAAGCCTGGATTACAACATgcactttcttctcttttctatGGCTCTGCATGTACCAGTTGAGGCAACCATTAAGGAGTCAAGCTATTCTGGGCTCAGACACTGGGGAAGGTGATAAGAACACTCACCTGGAAGAGCTCAATGCGCTGCTCACTGCGTTTGGAGCTTGGATTGGGCACGCGCAGCACCCGAAACTCAGCCCGGAATAGGTTGGTGCTGTTCTTCTCTGCTGATGACACATTAAAGCGGAACACATTGGAGGTGACACCTTTTGGACAAATGCCCAACTCGTCTAGGAGAAAGAAACATAGAAACACTGAGAACCACATCTCTGAGGGGCGGGATctcaaataaatattatttgagAAAGAGCTTTCCAGTAGAGACTTGTCATTCAAACAACTTCCAATTCAAACATCTTGCAAAAATCTTGCAAACCTGTGAAACATGGCTATCTAGCTCAAGATAACACAGGATGAATTCACCCAAATTTGGTTTACATTgcaacattttgaaaacattccCACTACTGCCATCATTATTTCAATACCACAAGATGAAGGATCAGTAGAGATCAACCCCAGTATGTTTATTACTATGTCTTCCAACTCTGCTCATCAAATGTTGCTAATACTCATGAGTTGGCTGCATCCAAGATGACAATCCCAGACCAGGCAATGGGACAACCTCACAGTTAGTGGGGGCTACTCTCAACAGCTAGGATGCTGTTATTCTGCTCATGATGGAGACATGAAGCCACATATGAAGTGATGCCATTACTGCTGAATCTTAGATTTACAAATCATGACATTGCCTCCTAGAATGGAAGCCACCCAGTGTCAAAAAACTCAAAGCATGAGGTGTCAAGGACTCTTTAAGGCAGTGATTATCCAATGTGTACTGAAACAACTGGGGTTTAAAATCGATTCTCAGTCATGAACTGGAGAAGGAATTCATGAATAGTACTGAGCCTGTGGAGATCACACACATGGGCAAGAAATAATACAGCAATTTTCTGCTTCCATGTGTGTctgctgaacagaaaaactCATTTCATAGATGCCTCAAAATAGAGGAGGTAAAACCTTTAAGGTCCAAAACAGAGTCCTCAAGAACAAGTAACACTCTTGTTGAAGGGACCATTTTGGTCTCATGGAAGTCTGTTGTTGCTGTCATTTCTCTCCTATTGACCTCGTTAGCCTTCAAAGCTCTAGCCTTGAAGGAAGCTCATGGAAGCTTCCTGCAGACAGGAAACAGAAGTTCCTGCTCTATGTCCACATGCAGGCTTgtttgcagccctgcagagcctctcAGATGACCTCTGACTGTTGTCCAATGCAGCAGGACGCTCTTATATCTGCTGATATTTAAGTTGCTTCTAAACAAacacatggaaagaaaaactatcaaaagagaagagagaagctatcaaaagagaaaagagaaagaaaaacttctgcTCCCAGACTACATGGTTCCAGCCTGTGACAAATAGGCTAGAAGCCCTAACTGGAACAACCTTCAAGTTACATTCCTGAAGTCCTGCAGACCCTTCTTTTGATCCCACCATCACTATCTCCCCAGAGaaacagcttctgaaaatgGAATAGTGTTAAACAGCACCTGAGTGCAGAGGTCCACCTCCCATGCCAAATTCTGGTTTCAGCAACAGTGATGTATACTCATGCCAACAGAGATGAAAGTCCTCCTCTTGTGCTACACACAAATTCAGCAAGTAGGACCCTGCCAGTTTTCAAAGATGTGTTTTTAGGGTGTTGAAATTTTACTCAATAAGCTAACAACCAGATGCTGACATTGGGCTTTAATTGGAGGAGTTTTTGTCATTAGTACTACTGAACAGAAGAGCATTCCCATACTAGTCTCCAGCTGTTACTGAAGAGGTTCATGAATCCCATGAGGCCAGACCCCACTGCAGGCATGAGCTGGCCTGCTCAGCCCAAAAACGCTGCCACACAAAGAGTACCCCTGCCACACACAAACACCTACTGTGGGGACTCCAGCCTTGTGACCAATTCAAGGTTTGATGCTGCAGAAAAGCCCAGCAAAAACCCAAGTTCTCATTAAGTGCCCAAAGACATCTTCCT
This sequence is a window from Parus major isolate Abel chromosome 5, Parus_major1.1, whole genome shotgun sequence. Protein-coding genes within it:
- the TGFB3 gene encoding transforming growth factor beta-3 proprotein gives rise to the protein MHLLAKPQPAGSGEAAASTPPSPPRPLAAARGSLPEAPAAAPSHMKMYVQRALVLLSLLSFATVSLSLSSCTTLDLDHIKKKRVEAIRGQILSKLRLTSPPETVGPAHVPYQILALYNSTRELLEEMEEEKEESCSQDNTESEYYAKEIHKFDMIQGLPEHNELGICPKGVTSNVFRFNVSSAEKNSTNLFRAEFRVLRVPNPSSKRSEQRIELFQILRPDEHIAKQRYLSGRNVQTRGSPEWLSFDVTETVREWLLHRESNLGLEISIHCPCHTFQPNGDILENLHEVLEIKFKGIDSEDDYGRGDLGRLKKQKDLHNPHLILMMLPPHRLESPVLGSQRKKRALDTNYCFRNLEENCCVRPLYIDFRQDLGWKWVHEPKGYFANFCSGPCPYLRSADTTHSTVLGLYNTLNPEASASPCCVPQDLEPLTILYYVGRTPKVEQLSNMVVKSCKCS